Proteins encoded together in one Macadamia integrifolia cultivar HAES 741 unplaced genomic scaffold, SCU_Mint_v3 scaffold402, whole genome shotgun sequence window:
- the LOC122068484 gene encoding hydroquinone glucosyltransferase-like, with protein sequence MERTPHIVLLPAPGMGHLIPLAELAKRLFLYHNFSITLAIPTEASPSKAQKDFIDSLPTTINSMFLPSVNFDDLSEDVMVETRICLTVTRSLPSLRETFKALTTTTHLVALVVDLFGTDAFDVAREFNVLPYIFFPSNSMMLSFLLHLPKLDELYSCEYKDMPEPVKLPGCVPIHGSDLLDPVQDRKNEAYSWILHNSKRYHLAEGILLNSFMALEPGAIKALTEEVDLSKPPVYMVGPLVQNLSSDDGSECLRWLDDQPPESVIFVSFGSAGVLSPEQLIELAMGLEMSDQRFLWIARKPTEKAANSAFLSIHSSDENPLAFLPEGFLERTKERGLVVQSWAPQIQVLSHGSTGGFLTHCGWNSTLESVVHGVPLVAWPLYAEQKMNAVMLAEEINVALKPKVGENGLIVRDEIAAVVKCLMEGEEGKRVSKKMKELKDAAAKALTEDGSSTQSLSEVACKWKSHATM encoded by the coding sequence ATGGAAAGAACTCCCCACATTGTGCTTCTACCTGCACCAGGGATGGGTCACCTCATCCCATTAGCTGAGCTCGCAAAGAGACTCTTTCTCTACCACAATTTTTCAATCACTTTAGCCATTCCGACTGAAGCTTCTCCTTCTAAAGCCCAAAAAGACTTTATTGATTCACTCCCCACAACCATAAATTCAATGTTTCTTCCTTCAGTTAACTTTGATGATCTCTCTGAGGATGTTATGGTTGAAACTCGCATCTGCCTCACTGTGACTcgttctctcccttctctcagGGAAACATTTAAGGCCTTAACCACTACTACCCATCTTGTTGCTTTAGTTGTTGATCTCTTTGGCACAGATGCCTTTGATGTTGCTAGGGAATTTAATGTTTTGCCTTATATTTTCTTCCCCTCAAACTCTATGATGTTGTCCTTCTTACTCCATTTGCCCAAGCTAGATGAGTTGTACTCTTGTGAGTATAAAGATATGCCTGAACCAGTTAAATTGCCCGGGTGTGTACCGATTCATGGTTCAGATCTTCTGGACCCGGTTCAAGATAGGAAGAACGAGGCTTACTCATGGATTCTACACAACTCTAAACGTTACCATTTGGCTGAGGGGATTCTGTTAAACAGCTTCATGGCCTTAGAACCGGGTGCTATCAAAGCTTTGACTGAAGAGGTAGACCTGAGCAAACCACCGGTCTATATGGTTGGACCACTTGTACAGAACCTTTCAAGTGATGACGGGTCTGAGTGCTTGAGATGGTTGGATGATCAACCACCAGAGTCTGTTATATTTGTATCATTTGGGAGTGCTGGGGTCCTCTCACCAGAGCAATTGATTGAATTGGCCATGGGCTTGGAGATGAGTGACCAAAGATTCTTATGGATCGCCAGGAAGCCAACTGAAAAGGCAGCAAATTCTGCTTTTTTAAGTATCCATAGCTCTGATGAAAACCCTTTAGCTTTCCTGCCTGAAGGGTTCTTGGAGAGGACAAAAGAGAGGGGCCTAGTGGTGCAGTCATGGGCTCCTCAAATCCAAGTGCTTAGCCATGGTTCAACCGGAGGATTCTTGACCCATTGTGGTTGGAACTCAACCTTGGAGAGTGTTGTCCATGGTGTACCCTTGGTGGCATGGCCACTTTATGCGGAACAAAAGATGAATGCAGTGATGCTAGCAGAGGAAATCAATGTGGCATTGAAGCCCAAAGTAGGAGAGAATGGGTTAATCGTGCGTGATGAAATTGCAGCAGTGGTGAAGTGCCTtatggaaggggaagaagggaagagagtgAGTAAGAAGATGAAAGAGCTCAAAGATGCAGCTGCGAAGGCATTGACCGAAGATGGCTCTTCTACACAGTCGCTATCAGAGGTTGCATGCAAATGGAAGTCCCATGCAACCATGTAG